The Euphorbia lathyris chromosome 3, ddEupLath1.1, whole genome shotgun sequence genome contains a region encoding:
- the LOC136224330 gene encoding aspartic proteinase CDR1-like, translating into MSHLFTLSIFTLHVIILLSSSYAKFTQPDTFTAELIHRNSPNSPFFNASETSTDRLSNALKRSANRGIQSTLSPGDGNYVMKIGIGTPPTPLLVSIASATNILWIPCQKCAPHSSSCTQKMFNSMASSTYRNVPCNSQHFCSNSCYSSNDVCLHNCTENCPTGTLGLETITLTSSTGRSFRVPEVNFVCGNHVGKNFAGVGIAGLGQGPVSLTSRLYNFINGKFSYCLVPYNSKKTSKITFGDLSFDASSSEVISLPLGQDSQDKNTGNYYIPLLSIRSESYELWRGLRGLRGPRLSEQSGNFLSSGNKFNMLIDTETLFTRIPREEFHYFATYVSYDISQDPSVEFFDKGVKLEYCYRYREEEFKAKKIRMVFDIDLDNSRSIELGISNSFIRVSKDVICLAFEASSDDSFVLGSWQMMNYLVGFDLKQHTVYFQKTDCSNY; encoded by the coding sequence ATGTCACACTTATTTACCCTTTCTATCTTCACATTACATGTAATAATTCTTCTATCCTCCTCTTATGCAAAATTCACTCAACCAGACACTTTCACAGCTGAACTAATCCACAGAAATTCCCCAAATTCCCCCTTCTTCAACGCCTCCGAAACAAGCACCGATCGCCTGTCGAATGCCTTAAAACGTTCTGCCAATCGCGGAATTCAGAGTACCCTATCCCCTGGTGATGGAAATTATGTCATGAAAATAGGTATAGGAACACCTCCAACTCCTCTACTAGTCAGCATAGCTTCAGCCACTAACATACTATGGATCCCCTGCCAAAAATGTGCTCCACATTCCTCTTCTTGCACCCAAAAAATGTTCAATTCCATGGCTTCTTCAACTTACAGAAATGTTCCTTGCAATTCACAGCACTTCTGCAGCAACTCTTGTTACTCCTCCAATGATGTTTGTCTTCACAACTGCACCGAAAACTGCCCCACCGGGACACTAGGCCTCGAAACAATCACATTAACATCTTCAACAGGACGATCTTTTCGCGTTCCTGAGGTCAATTTTGTATGTGGAAACCACGTTGGAAAGAACTTCGCTGGAGTAGGAATTGCGGGACTCGGTCAGGGTCCGGTTTCCTTAACATCAAGGCTATACAATTTCATAAATGGGAAGTTTTCTTATTGTCTAGTTCCGTATAATTCAAAGAAAACAAGCAAAATAACATTTGGTGATCTAAGTTTTGATGCTTCTTCTTCTGAAGTGATCTCTCTACCATTAGGACAAGACTCACAAGACAAGAACACAGGTAATTACTATATTCCACTCTTAAGTATAAGATCAGAAAGCTATGAACTGTGGCGTGGACTGCGTGGACTGCGCGGTCCACGCCTGTCGGAGCAGTCAGGGAACTTCCTTAGCTCCGGTAACAAGTTCAACATGTTGATTGATACAGAAACGTTGTTCACTCGCATTCCGAGGGAAGAATTTCATTATTTCGCAACGTATGTTAGCTACGACATCTCTCAAGATCCGTCGGTGGAATTTTTCGACAAAGGAGTAAAGCTGGAATATTGTTATAGGTATAGAGAAGAAGAGtttaaagcaaagaaaataagAATGGTATTCGATATTGATTTGGATAATTCTAGGAGTATTGAATTGGGGATTTCTAATAGTTTCATAAGGGTATCTAAAGATGTTATTTGTCTTGCTTTTGAGGCATCTTCTGATGATTCTTTTGTGCTTGGAAGTTGGCAAATGATGAACTACTTAGTTGGATTTGATCTTAAACAACATACTGTGTATTTCCAGAAAACTGATTGTTCTAATTATTAA